In the Novosphingobium sp. 9 genome, one interval contains:
- a CDS encoding methyltransferase domain-containing protein: protein MPEAYRARRMRPSRTSHPYINVIGPCPSCIPRSTRYGCARRRNAAGQPHGQQSSPRIFSPTRRLALRNRALRLQQAPDAPRFLIEDMIEDVLDRLAFLRLEPKRALVIGDFTGDLARQLRARGAEVIEAEPSQGFDEEQPYPFEGFDLIASLGTLDTLNDLPGALVHMRRALAPGGLMMASFLSAGSVPVLREAMLAADGERPAARLHPTVDVRSGGQLLQRTLYADPVIDHRAVHVSYRSLPRLVQDLRALGATSVLADRGPVLGKAAYARAAEVFAAAGEDGRTTEIFEILTLSGWKPKIPEF, encoded by the coding sequence ATGCCCGAAGCCTATCGTGCCCGGCGAATGCGCCCAAGCCGGACCAGCCACCCTTACATAAATGTCATCGGCCCATGCCCATCGTGCATCCCGCGATCGACGCGATACGGTTGCGCGCGGCGGCGCAACGCGGCAGGGCAACCCCATGGCCAGCAAAGCTCCCCCCGCATCTTCTCGCCCACCCGCCGCCTCGCCCTGCGCAACCGCGCGCTGCGGCTCCAGCAGGCGCCCGACGCGCCGCGTTTCCTGATCGAGGACATGATCGAGGACGTGCTCGACCGTCTCGCCTTCCTGCGGCTGGAACCGAAGCGGGCGTTGGTGATCGGCGATTTCACCGGCGATCTCGCCCGCCAGTTGCGCGCACGCGGCGCCGAGGTGATCGAGGCAGAGCCCTCGCAAGGCTTCGACGAGGAACAGCCCTACCCGTTCGAAGGCTTCGACCTGATCGCCAGCCTCGGCACGCTCGACACGCTGAACGACCTGCCCGGCGCGCTCGTCCACATGCGCCGTGCGCTGGCGCCCGGCGGCCTGATGATGGCCAGCTTCCTTTCGGCGGGCAGCGTGCCGGTGCTGCGCGAGGCGATGCTGGCCGCCGATGGTGAACGTCCCGCCGCCCGGCTCCATCCCACGGTGGACGTGCGCTCGGGCGGGCAACTGCTCCAGCGCACGCTCTATGCCGATCCGGTGATCGATCACCGCGCGGTCCATGTCTCATACCGCTCGCTGCCACGGCTGGTGCAGGACCTTCGCGCGCTGGGTGCAACCAGCGTGCTCGCCGATCGCGGCCCGGTGCTCGGCAAGGCAGCCTATGCGCGCGCCGCCGAGGTCTTCGCAGCCGCCGGCGAGGACGGGCGCACGACAGAGATCTTCGAGATCCTGACGCTTTCGGGCTGGAAACCGAAGATCCCCGAGTTCTGA
- a CDS encoding ComF family protein: protein MLWQSIAPVVDLVFPPRCPICGDAIAVQNGLCSACWSGMVVPGEPACALCRRPFSSDIEHGAICAPCLAEPPRHDGIFAATLYNDPSRKLVLALKHGGKIAMAGMLAGQMAARVPHVGPGWLVVPVPLHRWRLWQRGYNQAVELGRCVARERDARLIVDALERHKRTPSLGGLGRKARERALSGAITVNPRRKDMLRGAQVLLVDDVLTSGATSNACVSALKRAGAKAVAISCYARVLDEGLPG, encoded by the coding sequence GTGCTGTGGCAGTCGATAGCGCCGGTGGTCGATCTGGTGTTCCCGCCGCGCTGTCCGATCTGCGGCGATGCCATCGCCGTGCAGAACGGCCTGTGCTCCGCTTGCTGGAGCGGGATGGTGGTTCCCGGAGAGCCTGCCTGTGCGCTGTGCCGACGGCCTTTCTCCAGCGATATCGAGCACGGCGCGATCTGTGCGCCATGCCTTGCCGAGCCGCCGCGCCACGACGGGATATTCGCCGCGACGCTCTATAACGATCCCTCGCGCAAGCTGGTGCTGGCGTTGAAGCACGGCGGCAAGATCGCGATGGCGGGGATGCTGGCGGGGCAGATGGCCGCGCGCGTGCCGCATGTCGGGCCGGGCTGGCTGGTGGTGCCGGTGCCGCTGCATCGCTGGCGGCTGTGGCAGCGCGGCTATAACCAGGCGGTGGAACTGGGCCGCTGCGTGGCGCGCGAGCGCGACGCGCGGCTGATCGTCGATGCGCTGGAGCGCCACAAGCGCACGCCGTCGCTGGGGGGGCTGGGGCGCAAGGCGCGCGAGCGGGCGCTGTCGGGCGCGATCACCGTGAACCCGCGCCGCAAGGACATGCTGCGCGGCGCACAGGTGCTGCTGGTCGACGATGTGCTGACCAGCGGGGCGACCAGCAACGCCTGCGTCTCGGCGCTCAAGCGCGCAGGGGCGAAGGCGGTCGCGATCTCGTGCTACGCGCGGGTGCTGGATGAAGGCCTGCCGGGGTAG
- a CDS encoding TetR/AcrR family transcriptional regulator gives MPHFKDNPAPSPRGEPLRQRVLDAAEALLRSGKADFSMRDLAAEAGVSFATPFNQFGNKAAIMHALSARRIDAMAERFAQAERPVQALDRVLLATATAAQVMLEEPQVNRAVMEWIGTAAPSPGNVLERSSELWRLAIAQDAGKTSATADEDNLPRLLAFGFRGVLSFWTAGELADDALVEHAQDVARAIMAGAARR, from the coding sequence ATGCCCCATTTCAAGGACAACCCCGCCCCCTCTCCCCGAGGAGAACCACTGCGCCAGCGCGTGCTCGATGCCGCCGAAGCCCTCCTGCGCAGCGGCAAAGCGGATTTCTCGATGCGCGATCTCGCCGCCGAGGCTGGCGTGAGCTTCGCGACACCGTTCAACCAGTTCGGCAACAAGGCCGCGATCATGCATGCGCTGTCCGCCCGGCGGATCGACGCGATGGCCGAGCGTTTCGCGCAGGCGGAGAGGCCAGTTCAAGCGCTCGATCGCGTGCTGCTCGCCACCGCCACGGCCGCGCAGGTGATGCTGGAGGAACCGCAGGTCAATCGCGCGGTGATGGAATGGATCGGCACTGCCGCGCCATCTCCCGGCAATGTCCTCGAACGCTCGTCCGAACTGTGGCGCCTTGCGATAGCGCAGGACGCTGGCAAGACCTCTGCCACGGCGGACGAGGACAACCTGCCCAGACTGCTCGCCTTCGGATTTCGCGGCGTGCTCTCGTTCTGGACGGCGGGGGAACTGGCCGACGATGCGCTGGTCGAGCATGCGCAGGATGTCGCGCGCGCCATCATGGCAGGTGCAGCGCGACGGTGA
- a CDS encoding oxidoreductase, with the protein MAAASPKTFLITGVSSGLGKAFATAALEAGHRVAGTVRRAEDAQAFEALAPGGAYALVLDVTDFEAIAGAVAEAERRAGPIDVLVNNAGYGHEGVMEESSMDELQRQFAANVFGPVAMMKAVLPGMRARRGGHIVNVTSMGGFITMPGISYYCGSKFALEGISESLGKEVAAFGIRVTALAPGQFRTEWAGRSMQRTARSIADYDAVMDPIRQARQAKSGNQPGDPAKAAQALLTLVESENPPVRLFLGEDALGLVERKLSAMAEEMHAWDALSRSTAFE; encoded by the coding sequence ATGGCAGCAGCCTCTCCCAAGACTTTCCTGATTACCGGCGTCAGTTCGGGGCTGGGCAAGGCCTTCGCCACGGCGGCGCTTGAGGCCGGACACCGGGTCGCAGGCACCGTGCGCCGCGCCGAAGATGCCCAGGCCTTCGAGGCACTGGCGCCGGGGGGCGCCTATGCGCTGGTGCTGGATGTCACCGATTTCGAGGCGATTGCGGGCGCGGTGGCCGAAGCCGAGCGGCGCGCAGGACCGATCGACGTGTTGGTGAACAATGCCGGATATGGCCACGAAGGGGTGATGGAGGAATCCTCGATGGACGAACTCCAGCGCCAGTTCGCCGCCAATGTGTTCGGGCCGGTGGCGATGATGAAGGCCGTGCTTCCCGGCATGCGCGCGCGGCGCGGCGGCCATATCGTCAATGTCACCTCGATGGGCGGGTTCATCACGATGCCGGGGATCAGCTACTACTGCGGCAGCAAGTTCGCGCTGGAGGGCATTTCCGAATCGCTGGGCAAGGAAGTCGCGGCCTTCGGCATTCGGGTCACCGCGCTGGCGCCGGGGCAGTTCCGGACCGAGTGGGCGGGCCGCTCGATGCAGCGCACCGCGCGCAGCATTGCGGATTACGATGCGGTGATGGACCCCATCCGCCAAGCCCGTCAGGCCAAGAGCGGGAACCAGCCGGGCGATCCGGCCAAGGCGGCACAGGCCTTGCTCACGCTGGTCGAGTCAGAAAATCCACCGGTGCGTCTGTTTCTGGGCGAGGATGCCCTCGGGCTCGTGGAGCGGAAGCTGTCGGCGATGGCCGAAGAGATGCACGCGTGGGATGCGCTGTCGCGCTCTACAGCCTTCGAGTGA
- the hisI gene encoding phosphoribosyl-AMP cyclohydrolase, with the protein MSDVTKAERELGRNFLPRFDAQGLLIAIAQHAETREILMVAYMDAEALAKTRASGLAHFHSRSRGKLWLKGETSGHFLRVQSIMVDCDQDALILNVLPEGPACHTGAPSCFYRVLDGDVLERVAE; encoded by the coding sequence ATGAGCGACGTGACGAAAGCAGAGCGCGAACTGGGCCGTAACTTCCTGCCGCGCTTCGATGCGCAGGGGCTGCTGATCGCCATCGCCCAGCACGCCGAGACCCGCGAGATCCTGATGGTCGCCTATATGGACGCCGAAGCGCTCGCCAAGACGCGGGCGAGCGGGCTGGCGCACTTCCACTCGCGTTCGCGGGGCAAGCTGTGGCTGAAGGGCGAGACCTCGGGGCATTTCCTGCGCGTCCAGTCGATCATGGTCGACTGCGATCAGGATGCGCTGATCCTGAACGTGCTGCCCGAAGGTCCGGCATGCCACACGGGCGCGCCTTCGTGCTTCTACCGCGTGCTCGACGGCGATGTGCTGGAGCGGGTAGCGGAATAA
- a CDS encoding dienelactone hydrolase family protein: protein MSTLETVAYSHAGKDLTGYLARPAGTPRAAVVVFPTIANVDPHIERRAQMLADLGYIAMIADFYGDPVESFEASFPMAGALREDNAFYRARIRAAFAKLREIAPGLPMLATGYCMGGGAILEAARDGEDILALATFHATLSTEAPAAPGGIKPRILVCHGDADPLVPHDQVIAFWDEMNAADADWHFHSYGKVKHGFTATKSDTMGKDFLAYSQSADRQSWTSMVAFFDETLG from the coding sequence ATGAGCACTCTTGAAACCGTTGCCTATTCGCACGCCGGCAAGGACCTGACCGGCTATCTCGCGCGCCCCGCAGGTACGCCGCGCGCCGCCGTGGTCGTCTTCCCGACCATCGCCAACGTCGATCCGCATATCGAACGCCGCGCGCAGATGCTCGCCGACCTCGGCTACATCGCGATGATTGCCGACTTCTACGGCGATCCGGTGGAGAGCTTCGAGGCCTCATTCCCGATGGCCGGCGCCCTTCGCGAAGACAACGCCTTCTACCGCGCGCGCATCCGCGCCGCTTTCGCCAAGCTGCGCGAGATCGCACCGGGCCTGCCGATGCTCGCCACCGGCTATTGCATGGGCGGCGGCGCGATTCTGGAAGCCGCGCGCGATGGTGAGGACATTCTCGCCCTCGCCACCTTCCACGCCACGCTGAGCACCGAGGCGCCCGCCGCGCCCGGCGGCATCAAGCCGCGCATTCTGGTCTGCCACGGCGATGCCGACCCGCTGGTCCCGCACGATCAGGTCATCGCCTTCTGGGACGAGATGAACGCCGCCGATGCCGACTGGCACTTCCACTCGTACGGCAAGGTCAAGCACGGCTTCACGGCAACCAAGAGCGACACGATGGGCAAGGACTTCCTCGCCTACAGCCAGAGCGCCGACCGCCAGAGCTGGACCTCAATGGTCGCGTTCTTCGACGAGACGCTGGGCTGA
- the cysK gene encoding cysteine synthase A yields MKADSILATIGNTPHIRLSRLFPDHEVWIKAERANPGGSVKDRIGLAMIEAAEADGSLKPGGTIVEPTSGNTGIGLAMVAAVKGYKLVLVMPESMSIERRRLMLAYGATFDLTPREKGMKGAIERAKELVEQTPGAWMPQQFDNPANVVVHVKTTAQEILADFAQEPIDVLISGVGTGGHLTGCAETLKKSWPSLKAYAVEPTLSPVISGGQPGPHPIQGIGAGFIPGNLHTQAIDGAIQVEAADAKDWARRCATTEGMLVGISSGATLAAIAKKLEELPAGSRVLGFNYDTGERYLSVPDFLPE; encoded by the coding sequence ATGAAGGCCGACAGCATTCTCGCCACCATCGGCAATACCCCGCATATCCGCCTCTCGCGCCTGTTCCCGGACCATGAGGTCTGGATCAAGGCCGAGCGTGCCAACCCCGGCGGTTCGGTGAAGGACCGCATCGGCCTCGCCATGATCGAAGCGGCAGAGGCCGATGGCAGCCTCAAGCCCGGCGGCACCATCGTCGAGCCGACCTCGGGCAACACCGGCATCGGCCTTGCCATGGTCGCGGCGGTCAAGGGCTACAAGCTGGTCCTCGTCATGCCCGAATCGATGTCGATCGAACGTCGCCGCCTAATGCTGGCCTATGGCGCCACGTTCGACCTCACCCCGCGCGAAAAGGGCATGAAGGGCGCCATCGAGCGCGCCAAGGAACTCGTCGAGCAGACGCCCGGTGCGTGGATGCCCCAGCAGTTCGACAATCCCGCCAACGTTGTCGTCCATGTGAAGACCACCGCGCAGGAAATCCTCGCCGACTTCGCGCAGGAGCCCATCGACGTGCTGATCTCGGGCGTCGGCACCGGCGGCCATCTGACCGGCTGCGCCGAAACGCTCAAGAAGAGCTGGCCCTCGCTGAAGGCCTATGCGGTGGAGCCCACGCTCTCGCCGGTGATTTCGGGCGGCCAGCCCGGCCCGCACCCGATCCAGGGCATCGGCGCGGGCTTCATTCCCGGCAACCTGCATACCCAGGCCATCGACGGCGCGATTCAGGTCGAAGCCGCCGATGCCAAGGACTGGGCACGCCGCTGCGCCACTACCGAAGGCATGCTGGTGGGCATCAGTTCGGGCGCGACGCTGGCTGCCATCGCGAAGAAGCTGGAGGAACTGCCCGCCGGATCACGCGTGCTCGGCTTCAACTACGACACCGGCGAGCGCTATCTCTCGGTGCCGGATTTCCTTCCGGAATAA
- a CDS encoding MFS transporter: MISTNGMVVVIGYQLYDVARGEYGMSIARAAFALGVLGLVQFLPLFVLTPVAGVVADRFDRRRVATMAMMIDMVVALGMALITTFQIHNLGAIYAFAALHGAARVFVRPAMAAIAPNVVPVKVMPRAIAMGSMAMQIGTMIGPATYGFLFATHPSLPYWATVAILVGGSVATMAIRQMPPPPEEARRTHPVRQIVDGFVFVWKERFLLGCITLDLFAVLLGGATALLPIYARDILHVGAEGLGPMRSAPAIGAAIVAILFSVRPLAKNVGIKMLVAVAVYGAATVAFGLSWNYWLSLVCLAGVGAADMYSVFIRTTLTQLKTPDEMRGRVSAISGVAISASNELGEMQSGLAASLLGPVGAVVFGGVGAIVVTGIWAWGFPELRRARSFSQSDDA; the protein is encoded by the coding sequence GTGATCTCCACCAACGGTATGGTCGTGGTGATCGGCTACCAGCTCTATGACGTGGCGCGCGGCGAATATGGGATGAGCATTGCGCGGGCCGCTTTCGCGCTGGGCGTGCTGGGCCTCGTGCAGTTCCTGCCGCTCTTCGTGCTGACGCCGGTCGCAGGCGTCGTCGCGGACCGCTTCGACCGTCGCCGCGTCGCCACGATGGCGATGATGATCGACATGGTCGTGGCGCTGGGCATGGCGCTCATCACCACATTCCAGATCCACAACCTCGGCGCGATCTATGCCTTTGCCGCCCTGCACGGCGCCGCCCGCGTCTTCGTGCGACCGGCCATGGCGGCGATTGCGCCCAATGTCGTGCCCGTGAAGGTCATGCCGCGCGCCATCGCCATGGGATCGATGGCGATGCAGATCGGCACGATGATCGGGCCTGCGACTTACGGCTTCCTGTTCGCGACGCACCCCTCGCTGCCCTACTGGGCGACGGTGGCGATCCTTGTCGGCGGTTCGGTGGCGACGATGGCGATCCGCCAGATGCCGCCGCCGCCCGAGGAAGCGCGCCGCACCCATCCGGTGCGCCAGATCGTCGATGGGTTCGTGTTCGTGTGGAAGGAGCGCTTCCTGCTGGGCTGCATCACGCTCGACCTGTTCGCGGTGCTGCTGGGCGGCGCGACCGCGCTGCTGCCGATCTATGCGCGCGATATCCTGCACGTTGGCGCCGAGGGGCTCGGCCCCATGCGCTCGGCCCCGGCCATCGGCGCTGCAATCGTGGCGATCCTGTTCTCGGTTCGCCCGCTGGCGAAGAATGTCGGCATCAAGATGCTGGTCGCGGTCGCTGTCTACGGCGCCGCCACGGTCGCCTTCGGCCTCTCGTGGAACTACTGGCTCTCGCTGGTGTGCCTTGCAGGCGTAGGCGCGGCGGACATGTATTCGGTGTTCATCCGCACGACGCTGACCCAGTTGAAGACGCCCGACGAGATGCGGGGCCGCGTCTCGGCGATTTCCGGCGTCGCCATTTCCGCCTCGAACGAGCTGGGCGAGATGCAGTCCGGCCTTGCCGCCTCGCTGCTCGGACCTGTCGGGGCTGTTGTGTTCGGGGGCGTGGGTGCGATAGTGGTCACAGGCATCTGGGCCTGGGGCTTCCCGGAACTTCGCCGGGCCCGGTCGTTTTCCCAGAGCGACGACGCATAA
- a CDS encoding PilZ domain-containing protein, which produces MSAGAQLTVTDMRRAARHPVEHAVTAEHRSLGEVPLNIVNVSPQGFMISGDLGLERGERLVMRLPVIGRIEAHMIWAHEGRAGFQFERIVRIDDFQKMVDTMQPNPRLRPKR; this is translated from the coding sequence ATGAGCGCAGGAGCGCAGCTCACCGTCACGGACATGCGGCGCGCGGCACGCCATCCGGTCGAGCACGCGGTGACGGCAGAGCACCGGTCATTGGGTGAGGTTCCCCTCAACATCGTTAACGTCTCGCCGCAGGGATTCATGATCTCGGGCGATCTCGGCCTCGAACGCGGCGAGCGCCTTGTCATGCGCCTGCCGGTGATCGGCCGGATCGAGGCGCATATGATCTGGGCCCACGAAGGCCGCGCCGGTTTCCAGTTCGAGCGGATCGTGCGGATCGACGATTTCCAGAAGATGGTCGATACGATGCAACCCAACCCAAGGCTGCGCCCCAAGCGCTGA
- the tyrS gene encoding tyrosine--tRNA ligase, with translation MTQYQSDLLRLLEERGYIHQTTDAEGLDALAAKQVVPGYVGFDATAPSLHVGNLVSIMLLRRLQQAGHKPVVLMGGGTTRIGDPTGKDEVRKMLTDDAIEGNIASIRTAFERFLTFGDGPTDAVMVNNHDWLGQIGYIEMLQRVGTHFTVNRMLSFDSVKLRLEREQPMTFLEFNYMILQGYDFRHLSGAHGVRLQMGGSDQWGNIVNGVELARRMDGTEVYGLTTPLITKADGTKMGKSVSGAVWLNETSLPSYDYWQFWRNCDDRDVGKFLRLFTDLPMDEIARLEALEGAEINHAKEVLANEATRLCRGEDAAIAAAQTARDTFAGGGLGEDLPTIEVGADGIRLGAACTELGFTASNGESKRKIGEGAVKLDDEVMSDPNFLITITPGNTSKLSLGKKKHGIIKGI, from the coding sequence ATGACACAGTACCAGTCCGATCTGCTCCGCCTGCTCGAAGAGCGTGGCTACATCCACCAGACCACCGACGCCGAGGGTCTCGACGCGCTTGCGGCCAAGCAGGTCGTGCCGGGTTACGTGGGCTTCGATGCCACCGCGCCTTCGCTGCATGTCGGCAATCTGGTGTCGATCATGCTGCTGCGCCGCCTCCAGCAGGCAGGGCACAAGCCGGTCGTGCTGATGGGCGGCGGCACCACGCGCATCGGTGATCCGACCGGCAAGGACGAAGTCCGCAAGATGCTGACCGACGACGCGATCGAGGGCAACATCGCCTCGATCCGCACCGCCTTCGAGCGTTTCCTGACCTTCGGCGATGGCCCGACCGATGCGGTGATGGTCAACAATCACGACTGGCTCGGCCAGATCGGTTACATCGAGATGCTCCAGCGCGTCGGCACGCACTTCACGGTCAACCGCATGCTCTCGTTCGATTCGGTGAAGCTGCGCCTTGAGCGCGAGCAGCCGATGACCTTCCTCGAATTCAACTACATGATCCTCCAGGGTTACGACTTCCGGCACCTCAGCGGCGCGCACGGCGTGCGGTTGCAGATGGGCGGGTCGGACCAGTGGGGCAATATCGTCAACGGCGTGGAACTGGCGCGCCGCATGGACGGCACCGAAGTCTACGGCCTGACCACCCCGCTCATCACCAAGGCCGACGGCACCAAGATGGGCAAGTCGGTCTCGGGCGCGGTGTGGCTCAACGAGACCTCGCTGCCGAGCTATGACTACTGGCAGTTCTGGCGCAACTGCGACGACCGCGATGTCGGCAAGTTCCTGCGCCTGTTCACCGATCTGCCGATGGACGAGATCGCCCGGCTCGAAGCGCTGGAAGGCGCCGAGATCAACCACGCCAAGGAAGTGCTCGCCAACGAGGCGACCAGGCTGTGCCGTGGCGAGGACGCCGCCATCGCCGCCGCCCAGACCGCGCGCGACACCTTCGCGGGCGGCGGCCTTGGCGAAGACCTGCCGACCATCGAGGTCGGCGCCGACGGCATCCGGCTTGGCGCGGCCTGCACCGAACTGGGCTTCACCGCCTCGAACGGCGAGTCCAAGCGCAAGATCGGCGAAGGCGCGGTCAAGCTGGACGACGAGGTGATGAGCGATCCTAATTTCCTGATAACGATTACACCGGGCAATACTTCCAAGCTCAGCCTCGGAAAAAAGAAGCACGGGATTATCAAGGGTATCTAA
- a CDS encoding DOMON-like domain-containing protein: MNLTAHPARPPLNVSAITVGAGMEGSWLLLRWRVEGAGALVVPPFAGRGRADGLWQATCFEAFLQSDDGSAGYVELNLSPSEQWAAYSFTGRREGMAEVPMPRDADCALRGSGNLMIFDAAVPLATLPPRPWRLGMTAVIEERAEGMSETVKSYWALAHGGAEPDFHDPACFVARLGAGEGA; encoded by the coding sequence TTGAACCTGACCGCGCATCCTGCCCGCCCGCCGCTGAACGTCAGCGCCATCACCGTTGGCGCCGGGATGGAGGGCAGCTGGCTGCTGCTGCGCTGGCGAGTCGAGGGCGCGGGCGCGCTGGTGGTGCCGCCCTTCGCCGGGCGCGGCCGGGCGGACGGTCTGTGGCAGGCGACCTGCTTCGAGGCGTTTCTCCAGTCTGACGATGGCAGTGCAGGCTATGTCGAACTGAACCTCTCGCCCTCCGAACAATGGGCCGCCTACAGCTTCACCGGGCGGCGCGAGGGCATGGCTGAGGTTCCCATGCCGCGCGATGCCGACTGCGCGCTTCGCGGCAGCGGCAACCTGATGATCTTCGATGCCGCCGTGCCGCTCGCCACGCTGCCGCCGCGTCCGTGGCGTCTCGGGATGACCGCCGTGATCGAGGAACGCGCGGAAGGCATGAGCGAAACCGTCAAGAGCTACTGGGCGCTGGCCCATGGCGGCGCGGAGCCCGACTTCCACGACCCGGCTTGCTTCGTCGCACGCCTTGGGGCAGGCGAGGGCGCATGA
- a CDS encoding DUF1343 domain-containing protein, with product MKFGIDRLLADPSLRAPLDGKRVSLVAHPASVTQELVHSLDALIAAGVNVTSAFGPQHGLKGDKQDNMVETADETDPQYGIPVFSLYGEVRRPSAAMMDTADVFLFDLQDLGCRIYTFVTTLLYMLEAAAESGKSVWVLDRPNPAGRPVEGTTLLAGQESFVGAGPMPMRHGLTLGEMGHWFVRHYNLDVDYRVIAMEGWEPEAAPGYGWPQDRLWINPSPNAANLNMARAYAGTVMIEGATLSEGRGTTRPLEVLFGAPDVDAGAVLAEMRRFAPEWLAGCAIRECWFEPTFHKHHGQLCNALMIHAEGAFYDHAAFRPWRLQALAFKAIRTLYPDYPLWRDFPYEYEFERLAIDVINGGPALREWVDNPASTPADLDAIAARDEAAWRAEVADLLLYR from the coding sequence ATGAAATTCGGCATCGACCGCCTGCTGGCGGACCCCTCGCTCCGCGCGCCGCTTGACGGCAAGCGCGTCTCGCTCGTCGCGCACCCGGCCTCGGTGACGCAGGAACTGGTCCATTCGCTCGACGCGCTGATCGCGGCGGGCGTCAACGTGACCAGCGCTTTCGGTCCGCAGCATGGTCTGAAGGGCGACAAGCAGGACAACATGGTCGAGACGGCGGACGAGACCGATCCGCAGTACGGCATCCCGGTCTTCAGCCTCTATGGCGAAGTGCGTCGCCCCAGCGCGGCGATGATGGATACCGCAGACGTGTTCCTGTTCGACCTGCAGGATCTCGGCTGCCGCATCTACACCTTCGTCACCACGCTGCTCTACATGCTGGAGGCGGCGGCGGAGAGCGGCAAGAGCGTCTGGGTGCTCGATCGCCCCAATCCTGCCGGTCGCCCGGTGGAGGGCACGACGCTGCTGGCGGGGCAAGAGAGCTTCGTCGGCGCCGGGCCAATGCCGATGCGGCACGGGTTGACGCTGGGCGAGATGGGCCACTGGTTCGTGCGCCACTACAATCTCGATGTCGATTACCGGGTGATCGCCATGGAAGGCTGGGAGCCCGAGGCGGCGCCGGGCTATGGCTGGCCGCAGGATCGTCTCTGGATCAACCCGAGCCCCAACGCGGCGAACCTCAACATGGCGCGTGCCTACGCGGGCACGGTGATGATCGAGGGCGCGACGCTGTCCGAAGGGCGTGGCACCACGCGCCCGCTCGAAGTGCTGTTCGGCGCGCCCGATGTGGATGCCGGTGCCGTGCTGGCCGAGATGCGCCGCTTCGCGCCCGAGTGGCTGGCGGGCTGCGCGATCCGCGAATGCTGGTTCGAGCCGACCTTCCACAAGCACCACGGCCAGCTGTGCAACGCGCTGATGATCCACGCGGAAGGCGCCTTCTACGATCACGCCGCGTTCCGTCCGTGGCGCTTGCAGGCGCTGGCCTTCAAGGCGATCCGTACGCTTTATCCCGACTATCCGCTCTGGCGCGATTTTCCTTACGAATACGAGTTCGAGCGGCTGGCGATCGACGTCATCAACGGTGGGCCTGCCTTGCGCGAATGGGTGGACAATCCGGCCTCGACGCCTGCCGATCTCGATGCCATCGCAGCGCGCGACGAGGCCGCGTGGCGCGCCGAAGTGGCGGACCTGCTGCTGTACCGTTAA
- a CDS encoding DUF817 domain-containing protein translates to MHAPARHTRFAAIRTRLERFAPPPGPASWLYEFVLFGFKQGWACLFGALMLALLLGTHLFYPDHAALARYDFLTLCALAIQISMLALRLETWDEAKVILAFHVVGTVMELFKTAHGSWTYPEGSVLHVGGVPLFSGFMYAAVGSYIARVWRIFDFRFTRYPPLWASGLLAVAVYVNFFAHHWLPDVRLGLFAAMALLFVRTRIWFRVWREDRWMPLLLGWFLVALFIWFAENLATFSNAWIYPSQSHGWTMVQPTKMGAWYLLMYVSFVLVAAVHRPREREATATGIPA, encoded by the coding sequence ATGCACGCCCCTGCCCGCCATACCCGCTTCGCCGCGATCCGTACGCGGCTGGAGCGCTTCGCACCGCCGCCGGGGCCAGCCTCTTGGCTCTATGAGTTCGTGCTGTTCGGCTTCAAGCAGGGCTGGGCCTGCCTGTTCGGCGCACTGATGCTGGCGCTGCTGCTGGGCACGCACCTGTTCTATCCCGACCATGCCGCGCTGGCGCGGTACGACTTCCTGACGCTGTGCGCGCTTGCGATCCAGATCAGCATGCTGGCGCTGCGGTTGGAGACATGGGACGAGGCGAAAGTGATCCTGGCCTTCCATGTGGTCGGCACGGTGATGGAACTGTTCAAGACCGCGCACGGATCGTGGACCTATCCCGAAGGATCGGTGTTGCATGTCGGCGGCGTGCCGCTGTTCTCGGGCTTCATGTATGCCGCTGTCGGCAGCTATATCGCGCGGGTGTGGCGCATCTTCGACTTCCGCTTCACGCGCTATCCGCCGCTGTGGGCGAGCGGGCTGCTGGCGGTGGCGGTCTACGTCAATTTCTTCGCGCACCACTGGCTGCCGGACGTGCGGCTCGGCCTGTTCGCTGCGATGGCGTTGCTGTTTGTCCGCACACGCATCTGGTTCCGCGTCTGGCGCGAGGACCGCTGGATGCCACTGCTGCTCGGCTGGTTCCTCGTCGCGCTGTTCATCTGGTTTGCCGAGAACCTCGCGACGTTTTCGAACGCGTGGATCTATCCCAGCCAGAGCCATGGCTGGACCATGGTGCAGCCGACCAAGATGGGGGCGTGGTATCTCTTGATGTATGTCTCGTTCGTGCTGGTCGCCGCCGTCCACCGCCCGCGTGAGCGAGAGGCGACGGCAACGGGCATTCCAGCTTAA